The Bacillus vallismortis genome window below encodes:
- a CDS encoding aspartate aminotransferase family protein, with the protein MEMMGMENIQQHQGLKQKDEQFVWHAMKGAHQADSLIAQKAEGAWVTDIDGRRYLDAMSGLWCVNIGYGRTELAEAAYEQLKELPYYPLTQSHAPAIQLAEKLNEWLGGDYVIFFSNSGSEANETAFKIARQYHLQNGGHSRYKFISRYRAYHGNTLGALSATGQAQRKYKYEPLSQGFLHAAPPDVYRNPEDADTLESANEIDRIMTWELSETIAGVIMEPIITGGGILMPPDGYMKRVEDICRRHGALLICDEVICGFGRTGEPFGFMHYGVKPDIITMAKGITSAYLPLSATAVKRDIFEAYQGEAPYDRFRHVNTFGGSPAACAVALKNLQIMEDEQLTQRSRDLGAKLLGELQVLREHPAVGDVRGKGLLIGIELVKDQLTKEPADVDKVNQVVAACKEKGLIIGKNGDTVAGYNNVIQLAPPFCLTEEDLSFIVKTVKESFQTM; encoded by the coding sequence ATGGAGATGATGGGGATGGAAAACATTCAGCAACATCAGGGATTAAAGCAAAAAGATGAGCAATTTGTGTGGCATGCCATGAAGGGAGCGCATCAAGCGGACAGCCTGATTGCCCAAAAGGCCGAGGGGGCTTGGGTGACCGATATAGACGGACGCCGTTATTTGGACGCGATGTCAGGATTGTGGTGCGTCAATATAGGTTACGGCAGAACGGAGCTTGCTGAGGCTGCCTATGAGCAATTAAAGGAGCTTCCATATTACCCGTTAACGCAAAGTCACGCACCGGCAATTCAACTGGCGGAAAAGCTGAATGAATGGCTCGGCGGCGATTATGTCATCTTTTTTTCCAACAGCGGATCGGAAGCAAACGAAACTGCTTTTAAAATCGCCCGCCAGTACCATCTGCAAAACGGCGGCCACAGCCGTTATAAATTCATCTCGAGATACAGGGCATACCACGGCAATACATTGGGAGCGCTTTCGGCTACCGGGCAGGCGCAGCGGAAATATAAATACGAGCCTTTAAGCCAGGGGTTCCTGCATGCAGCCCCGCCAGATGTATACCGGAACCCGGAGGATGCCGACACGCTTGAAAGCGCAAATGAAATTGACCGCATCATGACATGGGAATTAAGCGAAACGATTGCCGGGGTCATCATGGAGCCTATCATAACAGGCGGGGGCATCCTAATGCCGCCGGACGGATATATGAAGAGGGTGGAGGATATTTGCCGCCGCCACGGCGCTCTTTTGATTTGCGATGAAGTCATTTGCGGGTTTGGACGGACAGGCGAGCCGTTCGGATTTATGCACTACGGCGTGAAGCCTGATATCATTACGATGGCAAAGGGAATCACAAGCGCGTATCTGCCATTGTCAGCGACTGCTGTTAAACGGGATATTTTCGAAGCGTATCAGGGGGAAGCGCCTTACGACCGTTTCCGTCACGTGAACACGTTCGGCGGAAGCCCGGCTGCCTGTGCAGTGGCGTTGAAAAACCTGCAAATTATGGAGGACGAACAGCTGACTCAGCGATCCCGCGACCTTGGGGCAAAGCTTTTGGGTGAGCTTCAGGTTTTGCGAGAACACCCGGCAGTCGGAGATGTAAGAGGAAAAGGGCTGCTGATCGGAATCGAGCTCGTCAAAGACCAATTGACAAAAGAGCCGGCAGATGTCGACAAAGTAAACCAAGTGGTTGCAGCGTGCAAAGAAAAAGGGCTGATCATCGGCAAAAACGGGGATACAGTCGCCGGCTACAACAACGTCATCCAGCTCGCGCCGCCATTTTGCCTGACAGAAGAGGACCTTTCCTTTATCGTGAAAACGGTGAAAGAAAGCTTTCAAACGATGTAA
- the glpP gene encoding glycerol uptake operon antiterminator GlpP, translating to MMSFHNQPILPAIRNMKQFDEFLNSSFSYGVILDIHLGQLKGVIREAQKHGKNMMVHVDLIQGIKHDEYGAEFICQDIKPAGIISTRSSVIAKAKQKKIYAIQRLFLLDTSAMEKSMEFVGKHKPDFIEVLPGIVPSLIQEIKEKTGIPIFAGGFIRTEEDVERALKAGAVAVTTSNTKLWKKYENFLTEID from the coding sequence ATGATGAGTTTTCACAATCAGCCGATTTTACCGGCTATACGAAATATGAAACAATTTGATGAGTTTTTGAACAGTTCATTTTCCTACGGTGTTATTCTTGATATTCATCTCGGCCAGCTGAAAGGCGTGATCAGAGAAGCGCAAAAGCACGGAAAGAACATGATGGTGCACGTCGATCTCATTCAAGGGATCAAGCATGACGAATACGGAGCAGAGTTTATTTGCCAGGACATCAAGCCTGCCGGGATTATTTCAACAAGGTCAAGCGTGATTGCCAAAGCGAAGCAGAAGAAAATTTATGCGATTCAGCGCCTCTTTCTGCTTGATACAAGCGCGATGGAGAAAAGCATGGAGTTTGTCGGCAAGCATAAACCTGACTTCATTGAAGTGCTGCCAGGCATCGTTCCGTCACTCATTCAAGAAATAAAAGAGAAAACGGGGATTCCTATCTTTGCCGGCGGTTTCATCCGTACGGAAGAGGATGTGGAACGGGCCTTGAAAGCGGGGGCTGTGGCCGTCACAACATCAAACACCAAATTATGGAAGAAATATGAAAACTTTTTGACAGAAATTGATTGA
- the glpF gene encoding glycerol uptake facilitator protein GlpF — MTAFWGEVIGTMLLIIFGAGVCAGVNLKKSLSFQSGWIVIVFGWGLGVAMAAYAVGGISGAHLNPALTIALAFVGDFPWKEVPVYIAAQMIGAIIGAVIIYLHYLPHWKSTEDPAAKLGVFSTGPSIPHTFSNVLSEVIGTFVLVLGILSIGANQFTEGLNPLIVGFLIVAIGISLGGTTGYAINPARDLGPRIAHAFLPIPGKGPSNWKYAWIPVVGPILGGSFGGVFYNAAFKGHITSSFWIVSVILVVLLLGLYGYTKTHSAKTLSNSKYI, encoded by the coding sequence ATGACAGCATTTTGGGGAGAAGTCATCGGTACGATGCTGCTGATCATTTTTGGGGCAGGTGTTTGTGCGGGTGTCAATTTAAAGAAATCGCTTTCATTCCAGTCTGGCTGGATTGTTATTGTATTCGGGTGGGGATTGGGTGTTGCCATGGCTGCATATGCGGTTGGCGGCATCAGCGGAGCCCATTTGAATCCGGCGCTAACGATAGCGCTTGCATTTGTTGGAGATTTTCCATGGAAAGAGGTTCCGGTTTATATTGCGGCGCAAATGATTGGGGCGATCATCGGTGCGGTGATAATCTATCTGCATTACCTTCCGCATTGGAAGTCAACGGAAGATCCCGCTGCCAAGCTGGGTGTTTTCTCAACAGGACCCAGCATTCCGCATACATTTTCAAACGTTTTAAGTGAAGTGATCGGGACATTTGTCCTTGTGCTTGGCATCTTGTCCATTGGGGCAAATCAATTTACAGAAGGGCTTAATCCTTTAATCGTCGGTTTTCTCATTGTGGCGATCGGTATCTCTCTTGGAGGCACCACCGGCTATGCGATTAATCCGGCCCGCGACTTAGGTCCGCGGATTGCCCACGCTTTTCTTCCGATTCCGGGGAAGGGCCCATCAAACTGGAAGTACGCATGGATACCGGTAGTCGGTCCCATTTTAGGCGGATCGTTCGGCGGCGTATTTTACAACGCTGCATTTAAAGGGCATATCACAAGCAGTTTCTGGATTGTAAGCGTTATATTGGTTGTGTTATTGTTAGGACTCTATGGCTATACGAAAACACATTCAGCTAAAACATTATCAAATTCAAAATATATTTAA
- the glpK gene encoding glycerol kinase GlpK — METYILSLDQGTTSSRAILFNKEGKIVHSAQKEFTQYFPHPGWVEHNANEIWGSVLAVIASVISESGISASQIAGIGITNQRETAVVWDKDTGKPVYNAIVWQSRQTSGICEELREKGHNDVFREKTGLLIDPYFSGTKVKWILDNVEGAREKAEKGELMFGTIDTWLIWKMSGGKAHVTDYSNASRTLMFNIYDLKWDDELLDILDVPKSMLPEVKPSSHVYGETVDYHFFGKNIPIAGAAGDQQSALFGQACFEEGMGKNTYGTGCFMLMNTGEKAIKSEHGLLTTIAWGIDGKVEYALEGSIFVAGSAIQWLRDGLRMFKDSSLSESYAEKVDSTDGVYVVPAFVGLGTPYWDSDVRGSVFGLTRGTTKEHFIRATLEALAYQTKDVLDAMEADSNISLKTLRVDGGAVKNNFLMQFQGDLLNVPVERPEINETTALGAAYLAGIAVGFWKDRSEIANQWNLDKRFEPDFEEEKRNELYTGWQKAVKAAMAFK, encoded by the coding sequence ATGGAAACATACATTTTATCCTTAGATCAAGGGACGACAAGTTCAAGAGCGATTCTCTTTAATAAAGAAGGCAAAATCGTTCACTCTGCTCAAAAGGAGTTTACACAATACTTCCCGCATCCAGGATGGGTTGAGCATAATGCGAATGAAATTTGGGGCTCTGTCCTCGCTGTTATCGCATCAGTGATTTCTGAATCAGGGATCAGCGCCTCTCAAATTGCCGGCATCGGTATTACGAACCAGCGTGAGACGGCGGTTGTGTGGGATAAAGATACAGGAAAGCCTGTCTATAATGCGATCGTTTGGCAGTCCAGACAGACGTCCGGCATTTGTGAGGAGCTTCGTGAAAAAGGACATAATGATGTATTCAGAGAAAAAACGGGGCTTTTAATCGATCCGTATTTCTCCGGCACGAAGGTAAAATGGATTTTAGACAATGTGGAAGGCGCGAGAGAAAAAGCGGAAAAAGGCGAGCTGATGTTTGGAACGATTGATACATGGCTCATTTGGAAAATGTCCGGCGGGAAAGCGCATGTGACCGATTACTCCAATGCGTCCAGAACGCTGATGTTTAATATTTACGATTTGAAATGGGATGATGAACTGTTAGACATTCTGGACGTACCGAAATCCATGCTTCCTGAGGTGAAGCCGTCCTCCCATGTGTATGGGGAAACTGTTGATTATCACTTCTTCGGAAAAAACATCCCGATTGCGGGAGCGGCAGGCGACCAGCAGTCCGCACTGTTTGGCCAGGCGTGCTTTGAAGAAGGCATGGGGAAAAACACGTACGGCACAGGATGTTTCATGCTGATGAATACAGGGGAAAAAGCAATTAAGTCCGAACACGGGCTTTTGACGACAATCGCATGGGGCATCGACGGAAAAGTTGAATATGCTTTAGAAGGAAGTATTTTTGTCGCAGGCTCTGCCATCCAATGGCTCAGAGACGGATTGAGAATGTTCAAAGATTCCTCGCTAAGCGAATCTTACGCAGAGAAAGTGGATTCAACTGACGGCGTATATGTTGTTCCCGCATTTGTCGGCTTGGGAACGCCTTACTGGGACAGCGACGTGCGCGGTTCGGTTTTCGGCCTGACAAGAGGCACAACAAAAGAGCATTTTATCCGCGCGACACTGGAGGCATTGGCTTATCAGACAAAAGATGTGCTTGATGCAATGGAAGCTGATTCAAACATTTCATTAAAGACGCTTCGTGTAGACGGAGGCGCCGTGAAAAATAATTTCCTGATGCAGTTCCAAGGAGATCTTCTGAATGTGCCTGTGGAGCGTCCGGAAATTAATGAAACAACTGCGCTTGGCGCGGCCTATTTGGCAGGTATTGCTGTGGGATTCTGGAAGGACCGTTCTGAAATCGCGAACCAGTGGAATCTGGATAAACGGTTTGAACCTGATTTTGAAGAAGAAAAACGAAATGAGCTGTATACAGGCTGGCAAAAAGCCGTAAAAGCAGCTATGGCTTTTAAATAG
- the glpD gene encoding glycerol-3-phosphate dehydrogenase yields the protein MMKHQFSSLERDRMLTDMTKKTYDLFIIGGGITGAGTALDAASRGMKVALSEMQDFAAGTSSRSTKLVHGGLRYLKQFEVKMVAEVGKERAIVYENGPHVTTPEWMLLPFHKGGTFGSFTTSIGLRVYDFLAGVKKSERRSMLSAKETLQKEPLVKKDGLKGGGYYVEYRTDDARLTIEVMKEAVKFGAEPVNYSKVKELLYEKGKAVGVLIEDMLTKKEYKVYAKKIVNATGPWVDQLREKDHSNNGKHLQHTKGIHLVFDQSVFPLKQAVYFDTPDGRMVFAIPREGKTYVGTTDTVYKEALEHPRMTTEDRDYVISSINYMFPELKITVNDIESSWAGLRPLIHEEGKDPSEISRKDEIWTSDSGLITIAGGKLTGYRKMAEHIVDLVNDRLKEEGEKDFGPCKTKNMPISGGHVGGSKNLISFVTAKTKEGIAAGLSEKDAKQLAIRYGSNVERVFNRVEALKDEAAKRHIPVHILAEAEYSIEEELAATPADFFVRRTGRLFFDINWVKTYKDAVIDFMSERFQWNEQTKNKHTENLNKLLHDAVVPLER from the coding sequence ATAATGAAACATCAATTTTCAAGTCTGGAAAGAGATCGCATGCTGACAGACATGACGAAAAAAACATACGATCTATTTATTATCGGCGGAGGAATTACAGGAGCGGGAACAGCTCTTGACGCGGCATCAAGGGGAATGAAGGTCGCGCTCAGTGAAATGCAGGATTTTGCGGCGGGAACATCAAGCCGATCAACGAAGCTTGTTCATGGAGGCTTGCGCTATTTAAAACAATTTGAAGTGAAAATGGTTGCCGAGGTAGGGAAAGAACGGGCGATTGTTTATGAAAACGGCCCGCACGTCACTACACCGGAATGGATGCTGCTTCCGTTTCATAAAGGCGGCACATTCGGTTCGTTTACAACATCCATCGGTTTAAGAGTTTATGACTTCTTAGCAGGCGTGAAAAAATCAGAACGAAGAAGCATGCTTTCAGCAAAGGAAACGCTGCAAAAAGAGCCATTGGTGAAAAAAGACGGCTTAAAAGGCGGCGGGTACTACGTGGAATACCGCACTGACGACGCGAGACTGACAATCGAAGTCATGAAGGAAGCGGTGAAATTCGGAGCAGAGCCTGTGAATTATTCGAAAGTGAAGGAGCTTCTTTACGAAAAAGGCAAAGCAGTCGGCGTATTAATTGAGGATATGCTGACAAAGAAAGAATATAAAGTGTACGCGAAAAAAATTGTCAATGCGACAGGCCCTTGGGTCGATCAGCTCAGAGAAAAAGATCATTCGAATAACGGAAAGCATTTGCAGCATACGAAAGGCATTCACCTTGTATTTGACCAGTCTGTTTTTCCGCTGAAACAGGCGGTATATTTCGATACGCCTGACGGCCGTATGGTATTTGCGATTCCTCGTGAAGGAAAAACATACGTGGGGACAACAGACACCGTTTACAAAGAGGCGCTGGAGCATCCACGAATGACAACGGAGGATCGCGATTACGTCATCAGTTCAATCAATTACATGTTCCCAGAGCTGAAAATCACAGTGAATGACATCGAATCCAGCTGGGCGGGGCTGCGACCGCTGATTCATGAAGAAGGCAAAGACCCTTCTGAAATTTCACGGAAAGACGAGATTTGGACATCTGACTCAGGTTTAATCACCATCGCCGGCGGAAAACTGACCGGATACAGAAAAATGGCGGAGCATATCGTCGATCTTGTGAATGATCGCTTAAAAGAAGAAGGCGAAAAGGATTTCGGGCCATGTAAAACGAAAAACATGCCAATCTCAGGGGGACACGTCGGCGGTTCGAAAAATCTCATATCCTTTGTCACCGCGAAAACGAAAGAAGGAATCGCAGCCGGCTTATCAGAAAAAGACGCAAAACAGCTGGCGATCAGATACGGCTCCAACGTAGAGCGAGTTTTTAACCGAGTGGAAGCGCTGAAAGATGAGGCTGCGAAACGCCACATTCCGGTTCATATTCTTGCTGAGGCAGAATACAGTATAGAAGAAGAGTTGGCCGCAACACCTGCTGACTTCTTTGTCCGCAGAACTGGACGTTTATTTTTTGATATCAATTGGGTAAAAACATATAAAGATGCCGTTATTGATTTTATGAGCGAGCGATTCCAATGGAATGAGCAGACGAAAAACAAACATACTGAAAATCTCAACAAGCTTTTACACGATGCGGTTGTGCCGCTCGAACGATAA
- the pgcA gene encoding phosphoglucomutase, producing the protein MTWRKSYERWKQTEHLDPELKERLTELEGNEQALEDCFYKNLEFGTGGMRGEIGAGTNRMNIYTVRKASAGFAAYISEQGEEAKKRGVVIAYDSRHKSPEFAMEAAKTLATQGIQSYVFDELRPTPELSFAVRQLNAYGGIVVTASHNPPEYNGYKVYGDDGGQLPPKEADIVIEQVNAIENELTITVDTEDTLKEKGLIKIIGEDIDKAYTEKLTSISVHPELPEEVDVNVVFTPLHGTANKPVRRGLEALGYNNVAVVKEQELPDADFSTVPSPNPEEHAAFEYAIKLGEERNADILIATDPDADRLGIAVKNEQGKYTVLTGNQTGALLLHYLLSEKKKQGILPENGVVLKTIVTSEIGRAVASSFGLDTIDTLTGFKFIGEKIKEYEATGQYTFQFGYEESYGYLIGDFARDKDAIQAALLAVEVCAFYKKQGISLYEALINLFNEYGFYREGLKSLTLKGKQGAEQIEAILASFRQNPPQKMAGKQVVTAEDYAVSKRMLLTENKEEAIGLPTSNVLKYFLEDGSWFCLRPSGTEPKVKFYFAVKGTSLEDSEKLLAALSDDVMKTVDEIVEATAK; encoded by the coding sequence ATGACTTGGAGAAAAAGTTATGAACGCTGGAAACAGACAGAACATTTAGATCCGGAACTAAAAGAACGCCTTACTGAATTAGAGGGGAATGAACAGGCTCTTGAAGACTGTTTCTATAAAAACCTTGAATTCGGCACTGGCGGTATGCGCGGAGAAATCGGCGCTGGGACGAATCGGATGAATATTTACACGGTGCGCAAAGCATCAGCCGGGTTTGCGGCATACATCTCAGAGCAAGGTGAGGAAGCGAAAAAACGGGGCGTTGTCATTGCTTATGATTCCCGCCATAAATCGCCGGAGTTCGCGATGGAAGCGGCAAAAACACTTGCGACACAAGGCATCCAATCATACGTATTTGATGAGCTTCGCCCGACACCGGAGCTGTCATTCGCTGTCAGACAGCTGAACGCCTACGGGGGAATTGTGGTGACGGCAAGCCATAACCCGCCTGAATATAACGGCTACAAAGTATACGGAGATGACGGCGGCCAGCTGCCTCCAAAGGAAGCGGACATCGTCATTGAGCAGGTAAACGCGATTGAAAATGAACTGACGATCACAGTCGACACTGAAGATACATTAAAAGAAAAAGGCTTAATTAAGATCATCGGTGAAGATATTGATAAAGCCTATACAGAAAAACTGACGTCCATTTCCGTCCATCCTGAATTACCCGAAGAAGTTGATGTAAATGTTGTTTTTACACCGCTGCATGGAACGGCCAATAAGCCGGTCAGACGCGGTCTTGAAGCACTCGGCTACAATAATGTAGCGGTTGTCAAAGAACAGGAGCTGCCCGATGCAGACTTCTCTACTGTTCCCTCTCCAAACCCGGAAGAGCATGCGGCTTTCGAATATGCCATTAAACTCGGGGAAGAGCGGAACGCAGATATTCTCATCGCAACAGACCCTGACGCTGACCGTCTTGGCATAGCGGTGAAAAACGAACAAGGTAAATATACAGTGCTTACAGGAAACCAAACCGGTGCGTTGCTGCTTCATTACCTGCTTTCTGAAAAGAAAAAACAAGGCATCCTGCCTGAAAACGGTGTTGTTCTCAAAACAATTGTCACAAGTGAAATCGGGCGTGCTGTCGCTTCTTCGTTCGGTCTTGATACGATTGATACGCTCACAGGCTTCAAGTTTATCGGTGAAAAGATTAAGGAATACGAGGCGACAGGCCAGTACACCTTCCAATTCGGTTATGAAGAGAGCTACGGTTACTTAATCGGGGATTTTGCCCGCGACAAGGATGCCATTCAGGCGGCGCTCTTGGCAGTTGAGGTTTGCGCGTTCTATAAAAAACAAGGAATATCATTGTATGAAGCGCTCATTAATCTCTTTAACGAATACGGTTTTTATCGTGAAGGGCTGAAATCCCTGACGCTGAAAGGAAAACAGGGAGCAGAACAGATTGAAGCGATTTTGGCTTCCTTCAGACAAAATCCGCCGCAAAAAATGGCTGGCAAACAGGTTGTGACAGCCGAAGATTACGCAGTAAGCAAACGGATGCTTCTGACGGAAAACAAAGAAGAAGCGATCGGCTTGCCAACATCAAATGTACTGAAATACTTCTTGGAAGACGGGTCTTGGTTCTGCCTTCGTCCTTCCGGAACCGAGCCGAAGGTCAAATTCTATTTCGCCGTAAAAGGAACATCTTTAGAAGACAGTGAAAAGCTTCTTGCCGCGCTTTCTGACGATGTAATGAAGACGGTAGACGAAATTGTAGAGGCTACAGCTAAATAG
- a CDS encoding GAF domain-containing sensor histidine kinase yields the protein MSKTRMEKLKTLKTIAETLNQGHDVKATLDEVLKELLSVTNLQSGWIFLIEEDGSYTLAADAYLPPALSRKEKVLMCEGECYCLTKFNNGGLRRAANIMNCKRIESAEELHCFDTEGITHHATVPLEDGDRRFGLLNVAAAGKTMFDEGELHLLESVAFQIGTAIQRMNLSEYKQKNALLMERNRLAQELHDSVNQMLFSVSLTARAAKTLTKDENLQQMIDFIQNLSQDALAEMKALIWQLRPGGLEKGLSEAIKSYGALIGLNVIFTQKGCQVLTDEQEHMLWRVVQEALNNCKKHAGTGTAYVSLTASSCHAELDIIDHGAGFRYEAHAGLPSLGIKGMKERAEKAGAEFLIESELGAGTKVSVKLPLANQKGRTMQ from the coding sequence GTGAGCAAAACGAGGATGGAAAAATTAAAAACGCTGAAAACGATTGCGGAAACCTTAAATCAAGGACACGATGTCAAAGCAACACTGGATGAGGTGTTAAAAGAATTGCTGAGTGTAACGAACCTTCAATCGGGATGGATTTTTCTAATCGAAGAAGACGGCTCCTATACGTTAGCGGCCGACGCCTATCTGCCCCCCGCTTTAAGCCGCAAGGAAAAAGTGCTGATGTGCGAAGGAGAGTGCTACTGCCTGACGAAATTCAATAACGGAGGGCTTAGAAGGGCGGCTAATATCATGAACTGCAAACGCATAGAGTCGGCCGAAGAGCTGCACTGTTTTGACACAGAAGGGATTACGCATCATGCAACTGTGCCTTTAGAAGACGGAGACAGGAGATTCGGATTGTTAAATGTAGCCGCGGCCGGAAAAACCATGTTTGATGAGGGGGAGCTGCATTTACTCGAGTCTGTCGCCTTTCAGATCGGAACCGCGATCCAGCGCATGAATCTTTCTGAATATAAACAAAAAAATGCGCTATTAATGGAGCGCAACCGCCTCGCTCAGGAGCTCCATGATTCTGTCAATCAAATGCTGTTTTCCGTTAGTTTAACAGCCAGAGCGGCAAAGACACTCACAAAAGATGAGAATTTGCAGCAGATGATTGATTTCATTCAAAACTTATCACAGGACGCGCTCGCAGAAATGAAAGCGTTAATTTGGCAGCTTCGCCCCGGAGGGTTGGAAAAAGGGCTGTCTGAAGCCATTAAAAGCTATGGCGCGCTCATCGGATTGAATGTCATTTTCACACAAAAAGGCTGTCAGGTTCTTACTGATGAGCAGGAGCATATGCTGTGGCGTGTCGTACAGGAAGCTTTAAATAACTGCAAAAAGCATGCCGGAACTGGTACGGCGTATGTCAGTCTGACTGCTTCTTCATGCCATGCGGAGCTGGATATAATCGATCATGGGGCAGGGTTTCGCTATGAAGCGCATGCCGGTCTGCCTTCACTTGGCATCAAGGGTATGAAAGAACGGGCGGAAAAAGCCGGCGCGGAGTTTTTGATTGAGTCAGAGCTTGGAGCGGGGACAAAGGTGTCCGTCAAGCTTCCGCTAGCCAATCAGAAAGGAAGGACAATGCAATGA
- a CDS encoding response regulator transcription factor — protein sequence MKIVIADDHHVVRKGLRFFFATQDDIEVAGEAATGTEALRIIGETKPDLVLMDLSMPEMDGIQAIKKAVQQFPGVKIIVLTSYSDQDHVIPALQAGAKAYQLKDTEPEELVKTLRQVHGGEYKLSSAIMPHVLTHMRNQRDPEKEKFYQLTRREKDVLNEIANGKSNKEIAAALFISEKTVKTHVSNLLAKLEVADRTQAALFAVKYNLNGEIAT from the coding sequence ATGAAAATTGTAATAGCGGATGATCACCATGTTGTCAGAAAGGGGCTTCGTTTTTTCTTTGCCACCCAAGATGATATTGAAGTTGCCGGAGAGGCCGCAACCGGAACAGAAGCTCTTCGTATCATCGGAGAAACAAAGCCCGACCTTGTGCTGATGGATCTGTCTATGCCCGAGATGGACGGAATACAAGCCATAAAAAAAGCAGTTCAGCAATTTCCAGGGGTCAAAATCATTGTGCTGACGAGCTATTCCGATCAAGATCACGTCATCCCCGCGCTTCAGGCAGGAGCGAAGGCGTATCAATTAAAGGATACGGAGCCCGAGGAATTGGTGAAAACACTTAGACAAGTGCATGGTGGAGAATACAAGCTTTCTTCAGCTATTATGCCCCATGTGCTAACACATATGAGAAATCAGCGCGATCCGGAAAAAGAAAAATTTTATCAATTAACACGAAGAGAAAAGGACGTTCTGAACGAAATTGCGAACGGAAAAAGCAATAAAGAAATCGCGGCGGCCTTGTTTATTTCAGAAAAAACAGTGAAAACCCATGTGTCGAATCTTTTAGCAAAACTTGAAGTGGCCGACCGCACGCAAGCAGCGCTTTTCGCAGTAAAATATAACCTGAATGGAGAGATCGCGACATGA
- a CDS encoding NADPH-dependent FMN reductase, which translates to MNMLVINGTPRKHGRTRIAASCISALYHTDLIDLSEFILPIFNGEAEQSELLQVQELKQRVTKADAIVLLSPEYHSGMSGALKNALDFLSSEQFKYKPVALLAVAGGGKGGINALNNMRTVMRGVYANVIPKQLVLDPVHIDIEKAAVTEPIKISIKELVEELTMFAKAGNPGV; encoded by the coding sequence ATGAACATGTTAGTTATAAATGGCACGCCCAGAAAACATGGCAGAACAAGAATTGCCGCATCCTGCATTTCAGCGCTGTATCACACGGATTTGATTGATCTAAGCGAGTTTATCTTGCCGATTTTTAACGGTGAAGCAGAGCAATCAGAACTTTTGCAGGTACAGGAGCTTAAGCAGCGCGTCACTAAAGCGGATGCGATTGTCTTATTATCGCCTGAATATCACAGCGGGATGAGCGGCGCTTTAAAAAATGCTCTGGATTTTCTAAGCAGCGAACAATTTAAATATAAGCCCGTTGCATTATTGGCAGTGGCGGGAGGCGGAAAAGGCGGCATCAACGCGCTGAACAATATGAGAACTGTGATGCGGGGTGTCTACGCCAATGTGATTCCGAAACAGCTTGTACTTGATCCAGTGCACATTGATATTGAAAAGGCTGCAGTTACGGAACCTATAAAGATCAGCATAAAAGAGCTTGTCGAAGAACTCACTATGTTTGCAAAAGCAGGAAATCCCGGCGTCTGA
- a CDS encoding YhdB family protein: MDYADYDKALYYTHRSQWDNLLILMVRTEDDLLSKRIEHFLHAYHFEQDYAVLEKMLYSLLRYIDHATELTYEDQLALLT, encoded by the coding sequence ATGGATTATGCCGATTACGATAAAGCGCTGTATTACACCCACCGTTCCCAATGGGATAATTTATTAATTTTAATGGTGCGTACAGAGGATGATTTGTTATCAAAACGAATCGAGCATTTTCTGCACGCGTATCATTTTGAACAGGATTACGCTGTTCTTGAAAAGATGCTGTATTCCCTTCTCCGTTATATTGATCATGCCACAGAGCTGACTTACGAAGATCAATTAGCCCTGCTCACATAA
- a CDS encoding YqzG/YhdC family protein yields the protein MKSLPYSIALLFCGLIIVSMAAKGHSADTNESVQKWEQLAWSRIQDEYKGASFSDYAYMGRTEVNDQQTKDVFRVTVRQNDDTFSVRAEVYFHPVTKHMISINVFRL from the coding sequence ATGAAATCTCTGCCGTATTCAATTGCGCTTCTTTTTTGCGGATTGATCATTGTGTCAATGGCTGCAAAAGGGCATTCAGCGGACACAAACGAGTCTGTTCAAAAGTGGGAACAGCTCGCCTGGAGCAGAATTCAGGATGAATATAAGGGCGCTTCATTTTCTGATTACGCTTATATGGGGCGGACCGAGGTGAATGATCAGCAGACAAAAGATGTCTTTCGTGTGACGGTCAGACAGAATGACGACACCTTTTCTGTTCGGGCCGAAGTCTATTTTCATCCGGTGACAAAACATATGATCAGCATTAACGTTTTTCGGCTCTAA